One window from the genome of Elaeis guineensis isolate ETL-2024a chromosome 5, EG11, whole genome shotgun sequence encodes:
- the LOC105044922 gene encoding uncharacterized protein, giving the protein MEFCKKKTRFFPHIVYHTFVIFLWCSGMGAEAKKALIKKLRKNSSQLSISRRANESSDFLPLEGGPGRKISEPEEPVKETATVLYIGHIPHGFYEEQMEGFFRQFGKIKRLRTARNRKSANPLGWRRDHLGSLTTAILRYWKALILNCMPAPDICRKDQAKTGKSKHYGFLEFENPEVAKVVADEMNNYLLFEHNLQLSLIPQERVHPKLWKGVNRRFKPLDWKAIARKRHNKERTMEEHQRMVQGILKRDEKRRKQIKAAGIDYECPDFVGVIQPAPKKIKFDEEED; this is encoded by the exons ATGGAATTCTGCAAAAAAAAAACTCGTTTTTTCCCTCACATCGTTTATCACACCTTTGTGATTTTTTTATGGTGCAGTGGAATGGGTGCAGAGGCGAAGAAGGCTTTGATAAAGAAGCTGAGGAAGAATTCTTCTCAGCTATCCATCTCCCGGCGCGCCAATGAATCCTCTGACTTCTTG CCTTTAGAAGGGGGTCCTGGGAGGAAAATTTCTGAGCCAGAAGAACCCGTGAAAGAAACCGCGACGGTGTTGTATATTGGTCACATACCTCATGGATTCTATGAGGAGCAAATGGAAG GATTCTTTCGGCAATTTGggaaaatcaagagattaaggaCTGCACGCAACAGGAAG TCAGCTAATCCCTTGGGCTGGAGGAGGGATCACCTAGGTTCTTTGACAACTGCGATTCTTAGATATTGGAAAGCTCTGATACTTAATTGCATGCCTGCACCAGACATATGTAGAAAAGACCAAGCCAAG ACAGGAAAATCAAAACACTATGGATTTCTTGAATTTGAAAACCCTGAG GTGGCCAAGGTTGTGGCTGATGAGATGAACAATTACCTACTATTTGAGCATAATCTCCAACTCAGTCTTATTCCACAAGAGCGTGTTCATCCAAAACT GTGGAAAGGAGTAAACCGAAGATTCAAACCATTGGATTGGAAAGCAATTGCACGGAAACGGCATAACAAG GAAAGAACCATGGAAGAACACCAGCGGATGGTGCAAGGAATTTTAAAACGAGATGAGAAGCGGCGTAAGCAGATAAAGGCTGCTGGTATTGATTATGAATGCCCAGATTTT GTTGGTGTCA
- the LOC105044919 gene encoding cyclic dof factor 2 produces the protein MVAGIWKRRLDGAEMSEPRDPAIKLFGKTIPLPESLPPPPPAEAEDKEARPTDPAPPPDPAEDGEKDTCKENTEMEVNNPNPDVPEEVNQCDPHNSGLHNGNGDDNEGPNQDEKVATDSKAEHEHDKTEADSSGQEKVLKKPDKVLPCPRCNSMDTKFCYYNNYNVNQPRHFCKNCQRYWTAGGTMRNVPVGAGRRKNKHSASHYRHIMMSSDGLASGRVVAPDLTPHQALPCGPSVSMRPMKGNGSVLKFGPEVPLCESMASGLNLEEQKKNPDFGSIASGENKEDPSCASSVTASNCVENGFPENAVPMEQNGTQGYCNGLTPMPHLQCYPGAPWAYPWGPGWNNVAAMAASRCSSELVYGPENGTPSPIPWSPPSMMAAPAFCAPTIPFPFMPASFWGCMSSWPNGAWNVTWLGSNGGISSSSSTSNSGCSGNGSPTLGKHSRDASLQGEEKMEKSLWVPKTLRIDDPDEAAKSSIWATLGIKPEEGGIFKPFQSKAESKDQRSDAAQVLHANPAAFSRSRSFQEST, from the exons ATGGTTGCTGGGATTTGGAAACGGAGATTGGACGGCGCTGAAATGTCTGAGCCCAGGGATCCGGCGATCAAGCTCTTCGGGAAGACGATCCCGCTACCAGAGAGcctgccgccgccgccgccggctGAGGCGGAGGATAAAGAGGCGCGGCCCACCGATCCGGCCCCGCCACCGGATCCGGCCGAGGACGGCGAGAAG GATACATGCAAAGAAAATACAGAAATGGAAGTCAACAATCCAAATCCAGATGTTCCAGAGGAAGTGAATCAGTGTGACCCACATAATTCTGGTTTGCACAATGGAAATGGAGATGACAACGAAGGACCCAATCAGGATGAGAAAGTAGCAACAGATTCCAAAGCTGAGCACGAGCATGATAAGACTGAGGCTGACAGCTCCGGCCAAGAGAAGGTTTTGAAGAAGCCAGATAAGGTTCTGCCATGTCCTCGCTGCAACAGTATGGATACCAAGTTCTGTTATTACAACAACTACAATGTTAACCAACCCAGGCACTTCTGCAAGAATTGTCAGAGGTATTGGACTGCAGGAGGGACCATGAGAAACGTTCCTGTAGGTGCTGGAAGGCGTAAAAATAAGCACTCTGCCTCACATTACCGACACATAATGATGTCTTCTGATGGACTAGCATCTGGTCGAGTTGTTGCTCCTGATCTAACCCCTCACCAGGCTCTTCCCTGTGGGCCTTCTGTCTCTATGAGGCCTATGAAGGGAAATGGCAGTGTACTAAAATTTGGACCAGAAGTGCCACTTTGTGAGTCCATGGCCTCTGGGCTCAATCTTGAAGAACAGAAGAAAAATCCTGATTTTGGCTCTATTGCTTCTGGTGAAAACAAGGAGGATCCCTCATGTGCATCTTCAGTGACAGCCTCCAATTGTGTGGAAAATGGATTCCCTGAAAATGCGGTTCCCATGGAACAGAATGGTACTCAAGGATATTGTAATGGATTGACTCCCATGCCTCATTTGCAGTGTTATCCTGGGGCTCCTTGGGCTTACCCTTGGGGTCCAGGATGGAACAATGTTGCTGCCATGGCAGCAAGTAGATGCTCATCTGAGCTTGTTTATGGACCTGAGAATGGAACCCCAAGTCCAATTCCATGGAGTCCCCCATCAATGATGGCGGCCCCTGCTTTTTGTGCACCAACCATTCCCTTTCCTTTTATGCCAGCTTCATTTTGGGGTTGCATGTCCAGCTGGCCTAATGGGGCATGGAATGTAACATGGCTTGGATCTAATGGTGGCATATCGTCATCATCATCTACAAGCAACAGTGGTTGTTCAGGCAATGGCTCTCCAACCTTGGGTAAGCATTCTAGAGATGCAAGTTTGCAGGGTGAGGAGAAGATGGAAAAATCTTTGTGGGTTCCTAAAACCCTGAGAATTGATGATCCAGATGAGGCTGCAAAGAGTTCTATATGGGCTACCCTTGGCATAAAGCCTGAAGAAGGTGGTATCTTCAAACCTTTCCAATCCAAGGCAGAAAGCAAGGATCAGAGATCAGATGCTGCTCAGGTCTTGCATGCAAATCCTGCAGCATTTTCCCGCTCTCGGTCCTTTCAGGAGAGTACATAA